The proteins below are encoded in one region of Pan paniscus chromosome 4, NHGRI_mPanPan1-v2.0_pri, whole genome shotgun sequence:
- the NMUR2 gene encoding neuromedin-U receptor 2 isoform X2 codes for MSGMEKLQNASWIYQQKLEDPFQKHLNSTEEYLAFLCGPRRSHFFLPVSVVYVPIFVVGVIGNVLVCLVILQHQAMKTPTNYYLFSLAVSDLLVLLLGMPLEVYEMWRNYPFLFGPVGCYFKTALFETVCFASILSITTVSVERYVAILQPFRAKLQSTRRRALRILGIVWGFSVLFSLPNTSIHGIKFHYFPNGSLVPGSATCTVIKPMWIYNFIIQVTSFLFYLLPMTVISVLYYLMALRLKNDKSLEADEGNANIQRPCRKSVNKMLCVFFYLSSAVNPIIYNLLSHRFQAAFQNVISSFHKQWHSQHDLQLPPAQQNIFLTECHFVELTEDIGPQFPCQSSVHNSPLPTALSSEQMSRRNYQSCHFNKT; via the exons ATGTCAGGGATGGAAAAACTTCAGAATGCTTCCTGGATCTACCAGCAGAAACTAGAAGATCCATTCCAGAAACACCTGAACAGCACCGAGGAGTATCTGGCCTTCCTCTGCGGACCTCGGCGCAGCCACTTCTTCCTCCCCGTGTCTGTGGTGTATGTGCCAATTTTTGTGGTGGGGGTCATTGGCAATGTCCTGGTGTGCCTGGTGATTCTGCAGCACCAGGCTATGAAGACGCCCACCAACTACTACCTCTTCAGCCTGGCGGTCTCTGACCTCCTGGTCCTGCTCCTTGGAATGCCCCTGGAGGTCTATGAGATGTGGCGCAACTACCCTTTCTTGTTCGGGCCCGTGGGCTGCTACTTCAAGACGGCCCTCTTTGAGACCGTGTGCTTCGCCTCCATCCTCAGCATCACCACCGTCAGCGTGGAGCGCTACGTGGCCATCCTACAACCGTTCCGCGCCAAACTGCAGAGCACCCGGCGCCGGGCCCTCAGGATCCTCGGCATCGTCTGGGGCTTCTCTGTGCTCTTCTCCCTGCCCAACACCAGCATCCATGGCATCAAGTTCCACTACTTCCCCAATGGGTCCTTGGTCCCAGGTTCGGCCACCTGTACGGTCATCAAGCCCATGTGGATCTACAATTTCATCATCCAGGTCACCTCCTTCCTATTCTACCTCCTCCCCATGACTGTCATCAGTGTCCTCTACTACCTCATGGCACTCAGA CTAAAGAACGACAAATCTCTTGAGGCAGATGAAGGGAATGCAAATATTCAAAGACCCTGCAGAAAATCAGTCAACAAGATGCTGT GTGTCTTCTTCTACCTAAGCTCAGCTGTCAACCCCATTATCTATAACCTACTGTCTCACCGCTTCCAGGCAGCATTCCAGAATGTGATCTCTTCTTTCCACAAACAGTGGCACTCCCAGCATGACCTACAGTTGCCACCTGCCCAGCAGAACATCTTCCTGACAGAATGCCACTTTGTGGAGCTGACCGAAGATATAGGTCCCCAGTTCCCATGTCAGTCATCCGTGCACAACTCGCCCCTCCCAACAGCCCTCTCTAGTGAACAGATGTCAAGAAGAAACTATCAAAGCTGCCACTTTAACAAAACCTGA
- the NMUR2 gene encoding neuromedin-U receptor 2 isoform X1 codes for MSGMEKLQNASWIYQQKLEDPFQKHLNSTEEYLAFLCGPRRSHFFLPVSVVYVPIFVVGVIGNVLVCLVILQHQAMKTPTNYYLFSLAVSDLLVLLLGMPLEVYEMWRNYPFLFGPVGCYFKTALFETVCFASILSITTVSVERYVAILQPFRAKLQSTRRRALRILGIVWGFSVLFSLPNTSIHGIKFHYFPNGSLVPGSATCTVIKPMWIYNFIIQVTSFLFYLLPMTVISVLYYLMALRLKNDKSLEADEGNANIQRPCRKSVNKMLFVLVLVFAICWAPFHIDRLFFSFVEEWTESLAAVFNLIHVVSGVFFYLSSAVNPIIYNLLSHRFQAAFQNVISSFHKQWHSQHDLQLPPAQQNIFLTECHFVELTEDIGPQFPCQSSVHNSPLPTALSSEQMSRRNYQSCHFNKT; via the exons ATGTCAGGGATGGAAAAACTTCAGAATGCTTCCTGGATCTACCAGCAGAAACTAGAAGATCCATTCCAGAAACACCTGAACAGCACCGAGGAGTATCTGGCCTTCCTCTGCGGACCTCGGCGCAGCCACTTCTTCCTCCCCGTGTCTGTGGTGTATGTGCCAATTTTTGTGGTGGGGGTCATTGGCAATGTCCTGGTGTGCCTGGTGATTCTGCAGCACCAGGCTATGAAGACGCCCACCAACTACTACCTCTTCAGCCTGGCGGTCTCTGACCTCCTGGTCCTGCTCCTTGGAATGCCCCTGGAGGTCTATGAGATGTGGCGCAACTACCCTTTCTTGTTCGGGCCCGTGGGCTGCTACTTCAAGACGGCCCTCTTTGAGACCGTGTGCTTCGCCTCCATCCTCAGCATCACCACCGTCAGCGTGGAGCGCTACGTGGCCATCCTACAACCGTTCCGCGCCAAACTGCAGAGCACCCGGCGCCGGGCCCTCAGGATCCTCGGCATCGTCTGGGGCTTCTCTGTGCTCTTCTCCCTGCCCAACACCAGCATCCATGGCATCAAGTTCCACTACTTCCCCAATGGGTCCTTGGTCCCAGGTTCGGCCACCTGTACGGTCATCAAGCCCATGTGGATCTACAATTTCATCATCCAGGTCACCTCCTTCCTATTCTACCTCCTCCCCATGACTGTCATCAGTGTCCTCTACTACCTCATGGCACTCAGA CTAAAGAACGACAAATCTCTTGAGGCAGATGAAGGGAATGCAAATATTCAAAGACCCTGCAGAAAATCAGTCAACAAGATGCTGT TTGTCTTGGTCTTAGTGTTTGCTATCTGTTGGGCCCCGTTCCACATTGACCGACTCTTCTTCAGCTTTGTGGAGGAGTGGACTGAATCCCTGGCTGCTGTGTTCAACCTCATCCATGTGGTGTCAG GTGTCTTCTTCTACCTAAGCTCAGCTGTCAACCCCATTATCTATAACCTACTGTCTCACCGCTTCCAGGCAGCATTCCAGAATGTGATCTCTTCTTTCCACAAACAGTGGCACTCCCAGCATGACCTACAGTTGCCACCTGCCCAGCAGAACATCTTCCTGACAGAATGCCACTTTGTGGAGCTGACCGAAGATATAGGTCCCCAGTTCCCATGTCAGTCATCCGTGCACAACTCGCCCCTCCCAACAGCCCTCTCTAGTGAACAGATGTCAAGAAGAAACTATCAAAGCTGCCACTTTAACAAAACCTGA